One window of the Calorimonas adulescens genome contains the following:
- the purH gene encoding bifunctional phosphoribosylaminoimidazolecarboxamide formyltransferase/IMP cyclohydrolase, whose product MRALISVYDKTGIEKLAKELVDLGFVIVSTGGTARYLAENGIGVMDVSEVTGFPEIMDGRVKTLHPKVHGGILARRENEDDMRTLENLSIKPVDMVVVNLYPFKETVSKGNVAIEEAVENIDIGGPSMIRAAAKNFKDVIVLTDPTDYNWVTDDIKKGGISLEKRMYLARKAFALTAYYDSLIADYFRGLTGEKYTERLTLAYDLKQNLRYGENPHQTAAFYEKPIKTGASITSSEILWGKELSYNNIGDAEAAMKAVMEFDEPACVALKHQNPCGAGIGVDLMEAYTKAYEADPVSIFGGIVAFNRTVTLDVAEKLGELFLEVVIAPDYEDEALKKLKEKKNLRIIKTETMVDRGDSIEFKSVRDGLLIQDEDNGLYSNIQVVTKASPTDEELKDLLFAWKVVKHIKSNGIVLAKGGQTTGIGPGQVSRIWAAENAIRQAGDRAKGSVMASDAFFPFSDVVEEAAKAGIKAIIQPGGSIRDESSIDACDRYGISMVFTGMRHFKH is encoded by the coding sequence TTGAGGGCATTAATAAGTGTGTATGACAAGACAGGAATTGAGAAACTGGCTAAAGAACTGGTGGACCTTGGATTTGTAATAGTTTCTACCGGTGGCACGGCCAGGTATTTAGCTGAAAATGGCATAGGCGTGATGGATGTATCTGAGGTCACAGGTTTTCCAGAGATTATGGATGGCAGGGTAAAGACGCTGCACCCGAAGGTCCATGGGGGTATACTGGCCAGGCGGGAAAATGAGGACGACATGAGGACATTGGAGAACCTGTCCATCAAGCCTGTAGATATGGTTGTTGTAAACCTGTATCCATTTAAAGAGACTGTTTCAAAGGGGAATGTTGCCATCGAGGAGGCCGTAGAAAATATAGATATAGGTGGCCCGTCTATGATCAGGGCTGCTGCCAAGAACTTCAAGGACGTCATAGTCCTTACAGACCCGACGGATTATAATTGGGTAACTGATGATATAAAAAAAGGGGGCATCTCTCTGGAAAAAAGGATGTACCTTGCCAGAAAGGCCTTTGCCCTTACAGCCTATTATGACAGCCTGATTGCTGACTATTTTAGAGGTCTGACCGGTGAAAAGTATACGGAAAGGCTAACTTTAGCCTACGACCTGAAACAGAATTTAAGATACGGCGAAAACCCGCATCAGACTGCGGCTTTCTATGAGAAACCAATCAAGACAGGGGCAAGCATAACATCGTCGGAAATTCTCTGGGGCAAGGAACTATCATATAACAATATCGGTGATGCAGAAGCGGCCATGAAGGCTGTCATGGAGTTTGATGAGCCTGCCTGTGTTGCCTTAAAGCACCAGAACCCATGCGGAGCAGGGATAGGAGTTGACCTTATGGAGGCGTACACGAAGGCCTATGAGGCAGACCCAGTCTCCATATTTGGCGGCATTGTGGCCTTTAACAGGACTGTTACTCTGGATGTGGCTGAGAAGCTGGGAGAGCTTTTCCTCGAGGTGGTAATAGCACCAGACTATGAGGATGAAGCCTTGAAAAAGTTAAAAGAGAAAAAGAACCTCAGGATAATAAAGACAGAAACAATGGTTGACAGGGGTGACAGCATAGAGTTCAAAAGTGTCAGGGATGGACTTTTAATACAGGATGAGGATAACGGGCTTTACAGTAATATACAGGTGGTCACAAAGGCTTCGCCTACCGATGAGGAGTTAAAAGACCTTCTCTTTGCATGGAAGGTGGTAAAACATATAAAATCCAACGGCATAGTTCTGGCAAAGGGTGGACAGACCACGGGGATAGGGCCTGGCCAGGTTAGCCGAATATGGGCTGCGGAAAATGCCATAAGACAGGCAGGTGACAGGGCAAAGGGTTCAGTAATGGCATCCGATGCATTCTTTCCGTTTTCTGATGTCGTGGAAGAGGCTGCAAAGGCCGGCATAAAAGCCATCATACAGCCGGGAGGGTCTATAAGGGATGAAAGCTCTATAGATGCATGCGATAGGTATGGTATATCCATGGTCTTTACAGGCATGAGGCACTTTAAACATTGA
- a CDS encoding LytTR family transcriptional regulator DNA-binding domain-containing protein, whose product MNHNIVKEVQPQKDNCQVQKIIIKSDEKSVLVNINNDKLFRCHKGYIINADFVNEIVPWGKKTFLVKMAYTKKYCV is encoded by the coding sequence ATGAATCATAATATTGTTAAAGAGGTTCAGCCACAGAAAGACAACTGCCAGGTCCAAAAAATCATAATTAAGTCCGATGAAAAAAGCGTCTTGGTAAACATCAACAATGATAAACTGTTTCGTTGCCACAAGGGCTACATAATAAATGCGGACTTTGTTAATGAGATTGTCCCCTGGGGAAAGAAAACCTTTCTCGTGAAGATGGCCTATACCAAAAAATATTGTGTATAA
- the purQ gene encoding phosphoribosylformylglycinamidine synthase subunit PurQ translates to MKAGVVVFPGSNCDSDCFHVLNDVAGIDTVYIWHKEERLPDVDLLVLPGGFSYGDYLRPGAMAALSPIMKDVRRFADDGGLLVGICNGFQVLCEAGLLPGVLLRNTSMKFICRWVDVTVEQETVFTRGLKGKVLRMPIAHAEGNYYADSDTLKSLYENNQIVFKYTEDVNGSMDRIAGIINRKGNVLGMMPHPERCSEEILGATDGLYIFMSALNSLGVRI, encoded by the coding sequence ATGAAAGCTGGAGTGGTGGTCTTCCCCGGGTCTAACTGCGACAGCGACTGCTTTCATGTACTAAATGACGTTGCAGGTATTGACACGGTCTATATATGGCACAAGGAAGAGAGACTGCCTGATGTAGATCTCCTGGTCCTTCCAGGGGGCTTTTCGTACGGGGACTATCTGAGGCCTGGGGCTATGGCTGCTCTGTCACCCATAATGAAGGATGTCAGGAGGTTTGCAGACGATGGTGGGTTACTTGTAGGAATATGCAATGGGTTTCAGGTTCTCTGTGAGGCTGGGCTTTTGCCTGGTGTGCTTTTAAGAAATACCAGTATGAAGTTTATATGCCGATGGGTTGATGTGACGGTGGAGCAGGAAACCGTATTTACAAGGGGGCTCAAGGGGAAAGTGTTACGGATGCCCATAGCCCACGCAGAGGGCAATTATTATGCAGATAGTGATACCCTTAAGAGCCTTTATGAGAATAATCAAATCGTATTTAAGTATACAGAGGATGTCAATGGTTCTATGGACCGTATAGCCGGCATAATAAACAGGAAAGGTAATGTCCTTGGTATGATGCCTCATCCTGAGAGATGCTCTGAGGAGATACTGGGTGCAACCGATGGACTTTATATATTTATGTCAGCCTTAAATTCGCTGGGGGTGAGGATATGA
- the purL gene encoding phosphoribosylformylglycinamidine synthase subunit PurL, which produces MNLMGLTRKEYDLIVEQIGREPNETELALYSVMWSEHCAYKYSKKMLKLLPTKGERVIQGPGENAGILDIGDGQAIVMKVESHNHPSAVMPYEGAATGVGGILRDIFAMGARPIAVLDSLRFGYPDDEHTVRLISNIIKGIGDYGNCVGIPTVGGETSFNNSFKGNPLVNAMCVGIIDQKDIKKGAAKGRGNLVMLVGSTTGRDGIGGASFASEELERENEEKRSAVQVPDPFMEKLLLEACLELLKHDAIVGMQDMGAAGIVSSSSEMAARGNCGMILNLDRVPLREDGMSAAEILISESQERMLIIVEPEKRDIVEGIFAKWGLVSSVIGEVTDDGMYTVMYKGETVVSLPVKSLADGAPVYYREVKRPAYVDEVQNVEVAHTENIREVCEKVLSNLNISDKNWVYEQYDHMVRTDTVIPPGCDAALLRVKGSRKGIALSIDCNSLMCYIDPREGAKRAVAEAARNISCVGATPIGITDGLNFGNPEKDEAYWQFKEAVGGIVEACNILGIPVISGNVSFYNETEGVSVYPTPLIGMAGLIEDINKRMDAAFKDEGDIVVLLGRNEPELGGSEFMHSVMGIDGGALYPIDLRLEKRTQKFLRDLIACGIINAAHDVSDGGLFVTLVEMALLGNRGADIVLPEGDRVVQLFSEYPGRIVVTVKENMLCTLITMAEDREIETAVLGRVGGCALRFTGIDLAFSLERLRNLKRGNPPC; this is translated from the coding sequence ATGAACCTGATGGGCCTTACTCGGAAAGAGTATGATCTCATAGTTGAGCAGATAGGAAGAGAGCCCAATGAGACGGAGCTTGCCCTGTACTCGGTTATGTGGTCAGAACACTGCGCATATAAATATTCAAAAAAGATGCTAAAGTTGCTCCCGACAAAAGGGGAAAGGGTGATACAGGGGCCCGGGGAGAATGCCGGGATACTGGATATTGGAGATGGCCAGGCCATTGTCATGAAGGTGGAAAGCCATAACCACCCGTCTGCTGTTATGCCTTATGAGGGGGCAGCTACAGGTGTGGGTGGAATATTGAGGGATATATTTGCTATGGGGGCCAGGCCGATAGCTGTCTTAGACTCTTTGAGGTTTGGATACCCAGATGACGAGCACACAGTGCGCCTCATCTCCAATATTATCAAAGGTATTGGTGATTACGGCAACTGTGTGGGTATACCGACAGTGGGTGGAGAGACTTCTTTTAATAATTCATTTAAAGGTAATCCTTTGGTAAATGCCATGTGCGTAGGCATAATAGACCAGAAGGATATCAAAAAAGGTGCGGCAAAAGGCAGGGGCAACCTGGTAATGCTGGTTGGTTCAACTACCGGCAGGGATGGTATAGGTGGTGCAAGTTTTGCCTCGGAGGAACTGGAAAGGGAAAATGAGGAAAAGAGGTCAGCAGTACAGGTGCCAGACCCATTTATGGAAAAGCTGCTTTTGGAGGCATGTCTCGAGCTTTTGAAGCATGACGCCATAGTAGGAATGCAGGACATGGGAGCGGCAGGTATAGTATCCTCTTCATCTGAAATGGCAGCGCGCGGCAACTGCGGCATGATACTGAATTTGGACAGGGTGCCTCTGAGAGAGGATGGGATGTCGGCTGCAGAGATACTTATCTCCGAGTCCCAGGAGAGGATGCTCATAATAGTAGAGCCTGAAAAGAGAGATATTGTAGAGGGGATATTTGCAAAGTGGGGACTTGTGTCCAGCGTCATAGGTGAGGTAACGGACGATGGGATGTATACAGTGATGTACAAGGGAGAGACAGTGGTAAGTCTACCTGTAAAAAGCCTGGCCGACGGAGCCCCCGTGTATTACAGAGAGGTAAAAAGGCCTGCCTATGTAGATGAAGTTCAAAATGTAGAGGTTGCGCATACAGAAAACATAAGAGAGGTCTGTGAAAAGGTCCTCTCTAACCTTAACATTTCAGACAAGAACTGGGTGTACGAACAGTATGACCACATGGTGAGGACTGATACGGTAATACCTCCAGGATGCGATGCTGCCCTGCTCAGGGTAAAGGGCAGCAGAAAGGGGATAGCCTTGAGTATAGACTGCAACTCCCTTATGTGTTACATTGACCCCAGGGAAGGGGCTAAAAGGGCTGTGGCTGAGGCTGCCAGGAACATCTCCTGCGTTGGCGCAACACCGATAGGGATAACGGATGGACTCAATTTTGGCAACCCGGAGAAGGACGAGGCATACTGGCAGTTTAAAGAGGCCGTAGGAGGAATAGTTGAGGCCTGCAACATCCTCGGCATACCTGTGATAAGCGGTAATGTAAGCTTTTATAATGAGACTGAAGGCGTATCAGTGTATCCCACTCCTCTTATTGGTATGGCCGGCCTTATAGAGGACATTAATAAGCGAATGGATGCAGCATTTAAGGATGAGGGAGACATTGTGGTTCTTCTTGGTAGAAACGAGCCCGAGCTGGGTGGCAGTGAATTTATGCATAGTGTTATGGGCATAGATGGTGGTGCCCTCTATCCTATAGACCTTAGACTGGAAAAAAGGACTCAGAAGTTCCTGAGGGACCTTATAGCATGCGGCATCATAAATGCAGCCCACGATGTATCTGACGGTGGACTTTTTGTGACACTGGTGGAGATGGCTCTTTTGGGCAATCGTGGTGCCGATATTGTCTTGCCTGAAGGTGACAGGGTGGTACAGCTCTTCTCAGAGTATCCGGGAAGGATTGTAGTAACTGTTAAAGAAAACATGCTGTGTACGCTCATTACCATGGCTGAAGACAGAGAGATTGAGACGGCCGTACTGGGAAGGGTAGGAGGCTGTGCACTGAGGTTTACCGGCATTGACCTGGCTTTTTCATTGGAGAGACTGAGAAACTTAAAGAGGGGTAATCCACCATGCTGA
- the purC gene encoding phosphoribosylaminoimidazolesuccinocarboxamide synthase, which produces MELLYEGKAKKVYSTDNPDELMVEYKDDATAFNGVKRGTIVSKGIVNNKVSAHFFKLLEENGVATHFIRLLSGREMLVKRVEIVPVEVIVRNYSAGSIAKRLGLDEGIKFPFPVIEYSYKSDELGDPMINDDHIRALGLATDAEMAAIRGMALKVNEVLSNYLLHKDIILADFKLEFGRYHGEVILADEISPDTCRFWDKNTMEKLDKDRFRRDLGGVEEAYNEILKRLTGESVL; this is translated from the coding sequence ATGGAGCTGTTATATGAAGGAAAGGCCAAAAAGGTCTATTCAACCGACAATCCTGATGAGCTTATGGTGGAGTATAAGGATGATGCCACTGCCTTTAATGGTGTGAAGAGGGGCACTATAGTGTCCAAGGGCATAGTGAACAACAAGGTATCGGCCCACTTTTTTAAGTTGTTAGAGGAAAATGGAGTGGCTACACACTTTATAAGGCTGCTCTCGGGGAGGGAAATGCTTGTAAAAAGAGTGGAGATAGTACCGGTAGAGGTAATAGTGAGGAACTATTCCGCAGGAAGTATAGCAAAGAGGCTGGGGCTTGATGAAGGGATAAAGTTTCCATTTCCCGTTATAGAGTATTCATACAAGAGCGATGAGCTTGGTGATCCCATGATAAATGACGACCACATAAGGGCTCTGGGCCTGGCCACTGATGCGGAAATGGCTGCAATAAGAGGTATGGCTTTAAAAGTGAACGAGGTGCTCTCAAACTACCTTCTGCATAAGGATATCATACTGGCCGACTTCAAGCTGGAGTTTGGAAGGTATCATGGGGAAGTAATTCTGGCTGATGAGATTTCTCCCGATACATGCAGGTTCTGGGATAAGAACACCATGGAAAAACTTGACAAGGACAGGTTCAGAAGGGATCTGGGCGGTGTTGAAGAGGCTTACAATGAGATATTAAAGAGGCTTACAGGGGAGAGTGTGCTATGA
- the purS gene encoding phosphoribosylformylglycinamidine synthase subunit PurS yields the protein MIKANIRISLKKGVLDPQGQAVKNSLKGLGYDVEDVRIGKHIEVSIGGDDIDRANDTVRAICEKLLVNPVIEEYSYDMEVSR from the coding sequence ATGATAAAGGCTAATATAAGGATAAGTCTGAAGAAGGGGGTCTTGGACCCCCAGGGCCAGGCCGTTAAGAATTCACTTAAAGGTCTTGGCTATGATGTGGAGGATGTAAGGATAGGAAAACATATCGAGGTCAGTATAGGCGGTGATGACATTGACAGGGCCAACGATACGGTGAGGGCAATATGTGAAAAGCTCCTGGTAAATCCTGTCATAGAAGAGTACTCCTACGACATGGAGGTGTCAAGATGA
- the purM gene encoding phosphoribosylformylglycinamidine cyclo-ligase, which translates to MDYRKAGVNIDEGNRLVEMIKPVAKETYIPGVMAGVGGFAGLFELSNMKEPVLVSGTDGVGTKLKVAFMADRYDTIGIDLVAMCVNDVVCSGARPVFFLDYFATSKLDAAKAAAVIRGIADGCKMAGCALLGGETAELPDFYSGDEFDLAGFAVGVVEKNRIITGRGIKEGDIIIGLPSSGLHSNGFSLARKVLFEKMGCHVDSYIGSLGTTLGEELLKPTRIYVRDVLELIEEVEIKGVAHITGGGFYDNIPRILPDGLGAIIRKGTWPVQPIFYFIGDAGEIEEREMFRTFNMGIGLILITSPESADKVLTVLDNMRKKAYIIGNIVRREGVEIV; encoded by the coding sequence TTGGACTACAGAAAAGCGGGAGTAAATATAGATGAGGGCAACAGGCTTGTTGAAATGATAAAGCCTGTGGCTAAAGAGACGTATATACCTGGCGTCATGGCAGGCGTGGGAGGATTTGCAGGCCTCTTTGAACTCTCAAATATGAAGGAGCCTGTGCTTGTATCAGGCACAGATGGGGTAGGGACAAAGCTGAAGGTAGCCTTTATGGCAGACAGGTATGACACCATAGGCATAGACCTGGTGGCCATGTGTGTAAATGACGTGGTGTGCTCTGGGGCCAGGCCGGTTTTCTTTTTAGACTATTTTGCCACATCAAAATTGGACGCAGCAAAGGCTGCTGCGGTAATAAGAGGTATAGCAGATGGATGCAAGATGGCAGGATGTGCCCTTCTGGGTGGTGAGACAGCAGAACTTCCCGACTTTTACTCCGGCGACGAGTTCGATCTGGCCGGTTTTGCTGTGGGGGTGGTAGAGAAGAACAGGATTATCACAGGGAGAGGGATTAAGGAGGGGGATATAATTATAGGACTTCCATCATCGGGGCTTCACAGCAACGGATTTTCCCTTGCCCGTAAGGTGTTGTTTGAAAAGATGGGATGCCATGTGGACTCGTATATAGGCAGCCTGGGTACCACGCTGGGCGAAGAACTCTTAAAGCCAACCAGGATATACGTAAGGGATGTGCTGGAGCTCATTGAAGAGGTTGAGATAAAGGGGGTTGCACATATCACAGGTGGAGGGTTTTATGACAACATACCAAGGATATTGCCCGATGGGCTTGGCGCAATAATAAGGAAGGGTACATGGCCTGTCCAACCCATCTTCTATTTCATAGGTGATGCTGGTGAGATTGAGGAAAGAGAGATGTTCAGGACATTTAATATGGGTATAGGACTCATACTTATTACCTCTCCAGAAAGTGCTGACAAGGTCCTGACAGTGCTTGATAACATGAGGAAAAAGGCGTATATTATAGGAAATATTGTAAGAAGAGAGGGAGTTGAGATAGTATGA
- the purF gene encoding amidophosphoribosyltransferase — MLKEACGVFGIAGTPDASRLTYYALNALQHRGQESAGIAVSDGETIGFYKDEGLASEVFKGGVIDTLKGTMAIGHVRYSTAGGSGVINAQPLVVRYREGYMGLAHNGNLVNSEEIKDYLEDNGSILQTTTDSELFLHLLARYHDDGLVGAIMRCMGEVKGSYSITLLTQDRLIGFRDPWGLRPLSLGRLGDSLCIVSETVAFDIIGAEYIRDIEPGEIVVIENGDIKSYRYMESSNNLCIFEYIYFARPDSVLGGLNVYEARKELGRTLAKECPADADMVIGVPDSGTFAAIGFAEVSGIPLGEGLIKSRYAGRTFIEPEQKLREIGVRLKLNVLKERIRGKRLVVVDDSIVRGNTSRRLVKMIRDAGAKEVHMRVAAPPVISPCYFGIDIPTKEELVASYSTVDEIKQTIGVDSLGYLSVNGMIRSLKGHGYCTGCFTGKYPMEIPEVARPTYIKRPPLRMNGLHV; from the coding sequence ATGCTGAAAGAGGCCTGTGGGGTTTTTGGTATAGCAGGGACACCGGATGCGTCAAGGCTTACCTATTATGCATTAAATGCCCTCCAGCACAGGGGACAGGAGAGTGCCGGTATTGCTGTGTCTGATGGTGAGACAATAGGGTTTTATAAGGATGAAGGCCTGGCCTCAGAGGTGTTTAAGGGCGGTGTTATTGATACACTGAAAGGTACCATGGCCATAGGACATGTCAGGTATTCCACCGCAGGAGGAAGCGGTGTGATAAATGCCCAGCCTTTGGTGGTAAGGTACAGGGAGGGTTATATGGGCCTGGCCCATAATGGCAATCTGGTAAACAGTGAAGAGATAAAGGATTATCTGGAAGACAACGGGAGTATACTCCAGACAACAACGGACAGTGAGCTTTTCCTGCATTTGCTGGCGAGGTATCATGATGACGGTTTGGTAGGCGCTATAATGAGGTGCATGGGTGAGGTAAAGGGCTCATATTCCATAACCCTTTTAACTCAGGACAGGCTCATAGGTTTCAGGGACCCGTGGGGCTTAAGGCCGCTGTCTCTGGGTAGGCTTGGGGATAGTCTTTGTATTGTGTCGGAAACTGTGGCCTTTGACATCATCGGGGCAGAGTATATAAGGGATATAGAACCCGGAGAGATAGTGGTAATAGAAAACGGGGATATAAAGAGCTACAGGTATATGGAGTCAAGCAATAATCTCTGCATCTTTGAATATATATACTTTGCCAGGCCTGACTCAGTGCTTGGAGGCCTCAATGTTTATGAGGCCAGGAAAGAACTTGGCAGGACACTGGCCAAAGAGTGTCCTGCCGATGCTGATATGGTGATAGGTGTGCCCGATTCCGGGACCTTTGCTGCTATCGGTTTTGCAGAGGTGAGCGGCATACCATTGGGCGAGGGCCTTATAAAGAGCAGATATGCTGGGAGGACATTCATTGAGCCGGAGCAAAAGCTCCGTGAGATTGGTGTAAGGCTGAAACTCAACGTCTTAAAAGAAAGGATAAGGGGCAAGAGGCTTGTGGTAGTGGATGACTCCATAGTCAGGGGAAATACCAGCAGGAGACTTGTTAAAATGATCAGAGACGCCGGCGCAAAAGAGGTGCATATGAGGGTGGCGGCGCCGCCTGTGATTTCTCCATGCTATTTTGGTATAGATATACCTACGAAGGAGGAGCTTGTGGCCTCTTACAGCACAGTGGATGAGATAAAACAGACGATAGGTGTGGACAGCCTTGGCTATCTTTCTGTGAACGGCATGATAAGGTCATTGAAGGGTCATGGTTACTGTACAGGATGCTTCACAGGTAAATACCCTATGGAGATCCCGGAGGTGGCCAGGCCTACCTACATTAAGAGGCCGCCGCTTAGGATGAATGGTTTACATGTATGA
- the purD gene encoding phosphoribosylamine--glycine ligase, with amino-acid sequence MNVLVIGSGGREHAIAWKLRQDDRIDKIYAVPGNGGTAGIAENVNINVNDFEALSQFAENRADITIVGPEVPLVGGIVDYFEAKGLKIFGPCRKAAMLEGSKIYAKDFMKRHRIPTAGYEVFDNASDATAYLKKASYPVVIKADGLAAGKGVLIAEDFGQAGEAIKEIMVERRFGEAGKRIVIEEYLEGHEVSLLAFTDGKTVVPMLPTMDYKRAYDGDAGPNTGGMGNIAPNPYMDEESYRYAVENILKPTIDGFNEDGIKYRGVLYAGLMLTEKGPRVLEYNVRFGDPETQVILPLLKTPLIDIISAIMGERLDEINVEWQNGHCITVVLTSGGYPGNYKTGYEIVGLDKVTLPAFHAGTIYRDGKYFTAGGRVLNVTTTGETLDEARETVYSEIKKVNFKDMYFRKDIGILT; translated from the coding sequence ATGAATGTACTGGTGATAGGAAGCGGTGGAAGGGAACATGCCATAGCATGGAAGCTCAGACAGGATGACAGGATAGATAAGATATACGCTGTACCGGGGAATGGGGGTACAGCCGGAATAGCTGAAAATGTGAATATCAATGTGAACGACTTTGAAGCACTGTCTCAATTTGCCGAGAACAGGGCGGACATTACAATTGTAGGTCCTGAGGTGCCGCTGGTAGGCGGCATAGTTGACTATTTTGAGGCTAAGGGGCTTAAGATATTCGGACCATGCAGGAAAGCTGCCATGCTGGAGGGAAGCAAGATATACGCCAAGGACTTTATGAAGAGGCATAGAATCCCCACGGCGGGATATGAGGTCTTTGACAATGCCTCTGACGCAACAGCATATCTTAAAAAAGCCAGTTATCCAGTTGTCATAAAAGCTGATGGTCTGGCAGCAGGAAAAGGGGTCCTCATTGCGGAAGACTTTGGCCAGGCCGGAGAGGCCATAAAAGAGATTATGGTGGAAAGGCGCTTTGGTGAGGCGGGGAAGAGGATAGTCATTGAAGAATACCTGGAGGGCCACGAGGTTTCCCTGCTTGCCTTTACCGACGGCAAAACCGTGGTGCCTATGTTACCAACCATGGACTATAAAAGAGCGTACGATGGAGATGCCGGACCCAATACAGGAGGTATGGGCAACATAGCTCCAAACCCGTATATGGATGAAGAAAGCTATAGATACGCTGTGGAAAATATATTAAAGCCCACCATAGATGGTTTTAATGAAGATGGAATAAAATACAGGGGGGTGCTGTACGCAGGGCTTATGCTCACAGAAAAGGGCCCCAGGGTGTTAGAATACAATGTAAGGTTTGGTGACCCGGAGACGCAGGTGATACTGCCGCTTTTGAAGACGCCATTGATAGACATAATCTCTGCCATAATGGGTGAAAGACTGGATGAAATAAATGTGGAGTGGCAGAATGGACACTGCATAACCGTTGTCCTTACCTCAGGAGGTTATCCTGGAAACTATAAGACAGGATATGAGATAGTAGGGCTGGATAAGGTCACCCTGCCTGCCTTTCATGCAGGGACTATATATCGTGATGGCAAGTATTTCACTGCGGGCGGCAGGGTATTAAATGTCACCACTACAGGTGAAACACTGGATGAAGCCAGGGAAACAGTATATAGTGAAATAAAGAAGGTAAATTTTAAAGATATGTACTTTAGAAAAGATATAGGCATACTCACGTAA
- a CDS encoding recombinase family protein, whose product MRRCGFKGDGFIFVQGSNDDTPEGKLQSNILATFAEYEREAIKLRTVTGKKKLAKAGKYSGGSQPFGHRWGDEKEEWVVREDEAKIVKLIFQWYVYGDESEKPLGMVRIAEKLTELGNTHT is encoded by the coding sequence GTGAGGCGGTGCGGTTTTAAAGGTGACGGCTTTATTTTCGTGCAGGGTTCCAACGATGACACTCCCGAAGGCAAGCTCCAGTCAAACATTCTTGCCACCTTTGCAGAATACGAGAGAGAAGCTATCAAGTTAAGGACGGTGACCGGCAAGAAAAAGCTGGCAAAAGCAGGTAAGTATTCCGGCGGCTCTCAACCCTTCGGCCACAGGTGGGGCGACGAAAAAGAAGAATGGGTAGTTCGAGAAGATGAGGCTAAGATAGTTAAGCTCATTTTCCAATGGTACGTCTATGGAGACGAGTCCGAAAAGCCTTTGGGCATGGTGCGGATTGCCGAAAAGCTTACAGAACTTGGGAATACCCACACCTAA
- the purN gene encoding phosphoribosylglycinamide formyltransferase, with the protein MSFRIAVLASGNGTDFQSIIDGVKSGYIDGEVVALIVDRECGALERARKNAIRGILLDKKELNERFFPVLKSEIASLHPDLVVLAGFLTILPGWIVDEFHGRIINIHPSLIPAFCGKGLYGDRVHEAVLKSGARYTGCTVHFVTRGVDAGPIIEQRVVEVKDGDTVETLKARVLEEEHKLLPYVVRLFSKNRIHLDDSHVIIEKEETH; encoded by the coding sequence ATGAGTTTCAGGATAGCGGTATTGGCATCAGGCAACGGTACCGACTTTCAATCCATTATAGACGGGGTAAAGTCCGGCTATATAGATGGAGAGGTAGTTGCATTGATAGTAGACAGGGAATGCGGCGCCCTGGAGAGAGCGAGAAAAAACGCAATAAGGGGCATACTTCTTGACAAAAAAGAATTAAACGAGAGGTTCTTTCCGGTACTCAAGAGTGAGATTGCCTCTCTTCATCCAGACCTGGTTGTACTTGCCGGATTTTTGACAATACTTCCTGGATGGATAGTGGATGAATTCCACGGCAGGATTATAAATATCCATCCATCGTTAATACCTGCATTCTGCGGCAAAGGGTTGTATGGGGACAGGGTCCATGAGGCGGTATTAAAGTCAGGTGCCAGATACACCGGGTGCACGGTCCACTTTGTGACAAGAGGCGTAGATGCTGGCCCGATAATAGAGCAGAGGGTGGTGGAGGTGAAGGACGGTGACACTGTAGAGACACTTAAGGCAAGGGTCCTTGAGGAGGAACATAAACTCCTGCCTTATGTGGTAAGGCTGTTTTCTAAAAACAGGATTCATCTGGACGACAGCCATGTGATAATAGAAAAGGAGGAAACACATTGA
- a CDS encoding cyclic lactone autoinducer peptide: MFKKIGKSLLASLASVITLVAFTGVSPASIWILYEPDMPDALKKLSTR, from the coding sequence ATGTTCAAAAAAATCGGAAAAAGCCTTCTTGCATCTCTGGCCTCAGTAATAACTTTAGTCGCATTTACAGGCGTGAGTCCCGCCAGCATATGGATACTGTACGAACCCGACATGCCGGACGCACTGAAGAAACTTTCCACGAGGTAA